The bacterium genome segment TGAAACTTGCTTGATGAAAATTAAAGATTAAAATTGTTTTTCATTTCTAATTTTTATTGACAAAAAAAGAAACTTTTAGAGGATTAAACAATGAAAAAGATTATTTTATGTTTTATATTATTTGGTAATTTGGTTTTTGCGGATAAGGGTATGTTTTCCGTTATGCCAAATATTTCCATATACGAACCCGGGCAAAAAGCAATTATTGCATGGAATGGCACAAAAGAGTGTTTGATATTGGCTGTAGATGCTTATGCAGATACAAATACAAAGGTTATAGAAATATTGCCGTTACCCTCAAAACCCAAAGTCAAAGAAGGAAAAATAGAGTCCTTTAAGGAAGTTCAGAGACTAATAATGAAACATAGACCTGCCCCTAAAACAAAGGGAATGAAATCGGAAAGTTCTCTTTCTGTCCCGAGACAAGAAGGGGTGGAAATATTATTTCATAAACAAGTTGGTGCGCACAACATAACCTGTGTAAAAGCATTGAACATAAAAGAATTTCAAAAATGGGCACAGGAATTCATTAAGTCGGAAAATATGGACAGCATATCTACGCCCGCAGGATTGGGTAGCATTATTTCTCATTATATGGAAGACAGTATCGTATATTTTGTATTTGACGTAATAGAATTAAACAAAGAAATCTCAAGCATAAACCCAATTATATATGAATTCAAGTCCCCATATTTATTTTTCCCTTTAATTATTTCCAGTCTTACCAAAGGAGAATCAGAAATACAATTATTTTTACTTACAAAAGATGTCCCCTGGCCTTTGGCA includes the following:
- a CDS encoding DUF2330 domain-containing protein produces the protein MKKIILCFILFGNLVFADKGMFSVMPNISIYEPGQKAIIAWNGTKECLILAVDAYADTNTKVIEILPLPSKPKVKEGKIESFKEVQRLIMKHRPAPKTKGMKSESSLSVPRQEGVEILFHKQVGAHNITCVKALNIKEFQKWAQEFIKSENMDSISTPAGLGSIISHYMEDSIVYFVFDVIELNKEISSINPIIYEFKSPYLFFPLIISSLTKGESEIQLFLLTKDVPWPLAVSPFKIGEYRTYRRNMVVNIQFNITYEELGSIDTILRKYFKNKVWLTALEHKETMSNLNKDLKLKTFCKIIEY